The Gossypium hirsutum isolate 1008001.06 chromosome A03, Gossypium_hirsutum_v2.1, whole genome shotgun sequence genome contains the following window.
ttaacacatttataaaactcatattaaataaccaagaaagagaacacaaaataatagtatcaaacacattttaagttaaaaagtaaggttaaaaaaggtaaaataacatccaaaagtgctttttggctgaaaaagttaaaatttattgcTTTTTCATCTCTAAAAAAACTCATcccaaaagttaaaaaagttgCCCCAATAATATGTATTCTTCATTGCTTTTAAgagaaaagtattttttttagcaAAAGTTCATCGTAATGGAGAACACACCTGAAGTGATGCTGCACAAGCAGTGAAGGAGatgaaaattaaagagataggtgATGAAGATGATCATATGGGCTCATGAACCAATTTATTTGCTTTTTAGTACGTTGAAAGTATTAGGATGCTATACAAAAGACATCAAAGTATGTCAGGTCTTGATCATGCAACCTCAGTCGGTAAAGTTGATTTCAATCTCAAAGGACAACCTACACAACCCCAAAAGAAAGTAAtcataaatgaaataataatatgattACATTTCGACTGGAAATGTGAAGATCACAAAGTGTAACAAACGCTGTGAAACAAACGCTTTGTAATCTCAAAATCAAAATACGGCATTGCACATTCATTCCAACTTTTGAGTACATTAGCTTCATATAATAACTGTACAGCCAAAAGGCATATATGGAAAAACTGAATGCCCAAGTTCTGGAGACGATTCACCCACTATACTTGGTAGGTAAGCAACTTTGGTTCAGGACCTTGATTCTGTTATCAGGCATAAAGAGGCGAAGCAGATGGCTGAGGGTACGCAGTCGTACTCCTTCCACCGGTAGCATCATCTGCACTTTGCCTACGTCTCCGAGGTACGCTGTTAGTATTGTTGTGATTAATTCTGGAGTCGTTAGAATCCTGGAGGTGCTCCAATGCAGTTACAACCTCATTCATGCTTGGTCTGAACTTTGCATCGATCGACAGGCATCGCAAAGCAAGGGTAACAGCCTTAAAGGCTCCTTCGATTGTATACTGCCCTTCAAGGCGATTATCTAGGACACGAAAAATTTTGCGTTTGTTGGCAAGGTAAGGTTTGGCCCATTCCACCAGTTTATGTTCTCCAGATGGTCGATTCTTGTCAACTGCTCTCCGGCCAGATAACATCTCCAGCAGCACAACTCCAAAACTATAGACATCACTCCTTGCAGACAAGTGACCTACAGTTGAAGGGAAAAAATGGTATCATTCATCGTTTACAAAAGTAGAAAATTACATATACTCGGTTAACTGAAACAGGTTGCTAAGTACCTGTGGCAAGATACTCCGGAGCAGCATATCCGTAAGTCCCCATAACTCGGGTAGAAACATGGCTCTTATCACCTGTTGGCCCATCTTTGGCCAACCCAAAATCAGAGAGCTTTGCATTGTAGTTCTGCAATTACAATAGAACAAAAAGGTTCATAGAGAACCATGTAAAGGAATTGGAAAGAATGCTTTGGCTTAACAAATCACATACCGTATCGAGCAAGATGTTGGAAGTCTTGAAGTCTCGATATATAACTCTTGTTTCCGCACTGTGAAGGAAGGCGAGTCCCTTCGCAGCACTGAGGGCTACTTTCAACCGTAGGCTCCAAGAAAGAGGCTGGAAATAAGAACCTCCTGGTACATGTAACTCAAAgtgttaaaaataaacaaaatggcATCTAAAACAAAGTTTTGCTCGACCAAACCGACATATAGGCTAAAAGAACTTACTCCTGAATAGATGATTCTCCAAGCGGCCACGAGGCATGAATTCGTACACCAGCAGGCGGTGCTCGTCCTCCAAGCAATATCCAATCAGTTTCACAAGATTAGGATGATAAAGCTGTCCGAGAAAATTCACTTCTGCCTACAAGATCAAGATCAAACACAAGTAAATCTAAGCACTTCAATCTCAAAACAACAGAAAGTGGCAAGCTTCATAGATAAACATCTTAAGCAAGCAAACTCAACACATTAAAATCCTTTCCACCTAATAAATGGACTTACCAACCATTCCTTGTGACCTTGGAACCCGTCCTGGTTAAGCCTTTTGACAGCAATAACAATGCCAGATCCAGGCTTGGTAGCAGTAAAGGAATTTTCATCGATCCACCCCTTAAACACGGAGCCGAAACCACCTTCTCCAAGCACACTATCGGGACGAAAATTCCTTGTGGCCATTTTGAGATCAGCAAAGCTGAAACTTTTCAAATTGGGGGACTGCAAAATCTCACCCTCACTCCGAGGTGTCGAAGGTGCTGAAAATGATGAAACTTTGCTGTTGCTGCTTTCACTGCTAATATCTTTCCCATCACCACTATCATACTTTGAACTGAGCCTTGTTTCAAACATGTATAACCCCTCATGCATTCATTGATTGAAATTAACCCATTTTTGGAAGTACAATAAGGTCATCTCCCACAAATTGTTAGGATGTATGTTAAGTTACTAATGAAGATAAAGCTCTCGATAAACCAGAACTAGTAAGAAAAAGAATTATACTTGAAAACCCCAAAATTTCAAAGTACATAGCAATTAACAGATAAATTATAGCATAATGTGGGATAATTGAAATACCTGTGTTGCTGTGGCTCTCAGCTTTAATACCGGCACTCAAGCAATTTCCCATTGCATCAAATACCTGAAAAATACAAGCCACCATCTTCAACTCTTCTTTCGTAGAtcctaaaacaaagaaaaaatcgGTTTATATAACAAACCAGAATTCAACAATGAAATGAAGCAGATctaagttttatttaaaaaaaaaagagaaaagaaaagaaaaaagcttCCCAAAACCATTATATTACAAAAAAACAGATAAAAAGATCATCTTTTTCTCTGTAAACCAAGCAGGGAAGGGCCTAAAAAAAAGAGCATCAAGAGAGAGAAGTTTACCAGTTTATTATAGCAAAAGCTTTAATTTTTCTTGTGCAGTACCTAGTGGCAACCTGCAAATAGTTAGCCAATGGCGATGATGgttataaatttaagaaaaagagagagatttTTAAAGGAAGGTGAGATGAATTGCACCAATGTCGGGCTGGTCCCGCCTTTTAAGCGTACCGTGCTACACTCTGTCTCTCTTTCTCTCGCTCTCTCTCAGTTTAGTCAAGTCAGAGAAGGTTAGCCCTTGCACTCCATTGCCATCTTTCCTGAGCCGTTGGATCCTTTCTATAAATGATGGTGGCTGAGCTTCAACAGCTGGCTTCGTCCTTGTATGTAGCTTTCAAGTTTCAACTATGACATAAATAAACCGTTaaaaagtgaaattttctatctgaattaaaaagaaaaaatggttTTTTTAATGGATAATTGTAGTAATTGGAGAATAGAGGGACAATTGGCAAGCCAAGACCCTGGCTTTTATTCAAGTGGGAGCTTTTAGCTTTGAAACCGCCACAGGGGCCCTCATTGAAGGAGGAGCAGCCAATTATCAATGGGGTAAGAAAGGGTACTCTTTTGTGTATCAATGGCATAGGTTAATTCCCAAGAAAAGCCTCTTTTTTAGTACAAGGAATTGACTAGACAGCTTCACTTGCATGGAAAGTTCAGAGCTTTTGGACACTTTTTAGTGTGACAAATCTGGTAGGTTTTGTTTTAGGATTAATTCCATCAACCCTCCTCGAATTTCAACTCCAATTTTGAATTAATCCCaaacttaaactatttttaaattgAATCCTCAAAATATTATCATATCAATCGAATCTTTAGTTTGGATTTTAAATCTCAACTCAAATCCGGCATACACTAAATCTATTTAAcatgttaataaaaataaataacgatactatatttttttaacatgtcAGATTTAAATTATCTATGTAATAAGTACACGTGTTTCTAATATGACCAACAAGTTTTAAATATGCTTAAAGTTAGATTTGAATTGACATTTAATGTTTAAATTGCCAGCTAGGATGATAAAAAGATTTTATTGATACAATATTGATAATAAGAGGGTTGAATTAGAatgtttaatttagtatttagGTAATAGTTTAATGGCATTTGAAGGAATTAAGCCTTGTTATAATGATCCAAAGTCTAGAAACAGGCATTAGGTTGAGAAAAGaagtaataattataatattagtaAGTGTTTGAAAGGATGTTTCTGGTTAGATTCCAGACCTTATGTTAAAATAAAGATTTTGTTGCGTTATCGCAACTCTTTCCTTAAATAAATCTTAATTTTGTTGCATTATAGCTGTTCTTTCCTTGAATAAATCTTaagctctttattttattttatcttgtcTAATCtcaaatcatttttcttttgatCAATAATCTGAATCATTTTATCAACAAGAATCTTAATCATGTGGATCGCAtactttcatttaaaaaaaaaaacaaaagaaaagttgatttaagaacaatttataacaattaaataagactgattttttttattcgtTAATGATGACaatagtaacaaaaaaaaatataattgtcGAAAATACTCGCAACGTTTATGAATTTTTTGTTTTGCgcctttaatttttttgttttttattgatATTCTTTAACGTTAcaaattttttatagattttttcaTAAATCAATCCAATTTTAATGGAAAACATCAGTTGATCATCAATTAAACGTCAATTAACGAAATAGTCAATGTGGCGTGCTgacatgttaaaaataaaaaattaaatataaaattaaaaaaaaaattataaaaaatagagagAGAGTAGAAAAGTAGTTATTTTGAATCCAAATAACACAGAATCAATCTCCTTtccacttttaaaaaaaaaaggcgaAAAATGGAGAGTTTCAACGCCAAAGATCTGTCAACAATAGGCGGCATAGCCACCATTTCCTTTCTTCATTCCTTCATTCCCACCCATTGGCTTTCTTTCTCCATTGTCAAACGAGCCTAGAAATGGAAAAGAAACAGTGCATAAACTTGCTTCACTTTTGCTTATAATTCATTGTGGTAGCTATATGCTGTTGTTTTTGTCTGGAAAGGGTGGGCACAATCATTCTCATAATCAACCTATGGAGAACATGGCTATCGCCGATCTTGTTCTTGTTCCAGCATTGTCTCTTTGCGCTACCACTCTTCTTGTGTTTCTAGTTGTTGGAAACTCATTGTCGATGATAGATTTTAGGGATTTCATGATTTGGAAATATGGGATTATGGATTTTAATTATAGGTTTTAATTTTagggttaaaattattttttttacaattttttataatttcatatttaaatcttTATTTTTGACACGCACTCTACGTAGGTTACTTTGTTGACTGGCGCTTGACTGAcgataaaatgacattttttattaaaattgagtTGATTTGTGGAATAATTGTAACATTGAGGACatcaatccaaaaaaaaaatcaatggtaCAAAACCAAAAACCCATAAACGTTGAGGGTATTTTCAATAATTATGTCATTAGAAAAAACTATTGATTAACTATATGACTTCTACAACCTTCAATATTGCTTCTAAATTCTAAATCATTAATTGTTAATTCAAAGTATAATTATCATATTAATTAGGTAATTTTGATGGTTTAGGTGTTAAATACTAATTCATATTTGACATGAATTGGACCAAAGTTTTAATATGTACGAATCCATCACATGGACAGTTTACAGTTAGCATcttaaagaaaaaacaaataacTTATGACAAATGAAAGTaatactcttggttcctttgaaAAACCTTCAACCAAAAAAGTTAGATTCAAAGAATTAAGTACGGATGAGGGCTATGATATGGCGGTTGATTTAGAACTTAAGTCTGTGCTTTCCTGGAAAGATAGACTATTAGGTGGTAGATATGAAGGATCTAAGGAGTCAGCTGCCCAGTCTCTACTTGGTAAAGATGACGATTTTGAACTTTTGAATAGGGATATTACAATATCCTGATCAATGGCATCCCTACGATTAGTTTCTCTGAAAGAATTAATCACTCATTGATCAAAGACATGGCAACAACGGTGGTTATTAAGCTTTTGGGTCATATAATGTTCTGCAAAATAGAGTCGCCAATCTATAGAAGTCAACTTCGCCGTCCCATTTAATGTACATAAAGAACGactattttttttgtgaaatttcagaatacagaatattataaaaaagtaCTTACCAACGGGTTGTGGATAGACCAAGTGGCCCGACCCAAAGCCTCGCTCGAAATGTGGgaaggtttggataaaaatatacgcttgaaaaataggtttgggcaaaaaaataaggccgATTTAAAAAACTGGCCAAGCCTCGGGTAAAGCATTTTTGGCCTttgcccgaattcactaaatgacaaaaaaatctattttgttaatattattttcttattgttttctccctattttactactattttactattatgttactattatgttactactattttattattattgtttggatattgtataaaacttattttattgttaattttgttattattttaaagacatttacttgttaagttgcatttaacttagtgttatttaagtatacatattttttaaaatttattttcatgttgggaaatatttattttgatatttttagtatttttgatgtattatatatttttaaaattatataaaaataatataaaaattaatatggatgGGTCGAGTCAAGCTTGGGTTTTAACAATTTTATCCGagttgggcttgggcaaaattttaagcccattttttgaaCTGAACTGGGCCTGAACCTAGCAGACGAGCCTGAATTTTTAATTGAGCatggcccggcccatgcacacctctagttgTGGATCATCTTTGTGGATCATCTTTGGGCAATATCTTACCGTGCAACCTTGGACTAGATTTCAATTCGATGCAACCTTACCCCGAATGTTGTCAAGGCTTGGATTAGTAGACTCTCAAGGTTTTTATACAAACTGAAGATTCTTGGAGAAATTGGAGGGATAATTGGTAAAGtctcaaaaatcaattttaacACAAATAGTAAAACGAGAGGAAAGTTCGCGAGAATGGTGGTATATGTTAACCTTGATAAGCCACTAATTTCTCAGGTATTGATAAACGACACTCTTCAATGAGTTGAGTTTGAATCACTACAGGTGGTACGCTTTGGCTACGGGCGTTATGGCCACTTGAAGGATTTGTGTCCAAACAAAGTTAAAAATCTGGTTCAGAATGAGAGGAAGACGTCAATAGAGGCTTCGAAAAGGACTGATCAAGCTACGACAAAGGAAGTGGGGGCCTACGGGCCATGGATGATAGTTGAGAGAAAGAATCAATGAAATCTCAGGGAAAACAATTTTACCGACGAAGAAGGTGGATTTTGGATTGGTTGGGACCAGATTTGATGCTCTATTTTTAGCAGACAAGAATGCCACTATTTCAGGTGATGAAGATGGAATTATATCAGGTAAGAAACAAGGGGTTAGGGTTAACTCAAATAGTTTCTATAAAGTGAATTTTTCTAGATATATAGGAAAAGAAATGGGCCCGTTTGGAATAGGCCTTAAGCAACCAAACACGCCAGGATATGGAATGGGTTTTGAGCCATTTGAAAAAGGAGATTCGACTAGTAATGGCCTGATTTTGTCCAACTAGAGTAGCGGGTTGGTGCTTTCGAAATTCAACCTAGTGGAATCTTGAATTTAAATTTGGATAGCAACATGGTGAGGTAACCTGACTCGGCCCAAATTAAGGATATACATGTTGAAATTTCTACTGTAGCcatgaaccaaaattcaaattcaattcgcGACGATAATATTTCTTCTGAGAAGGTTTTTTTTTATCAGGTATAGCTCCTAACTCTATAATCTTTTCTAATCCTTTTTTTTATAGGTTCTTGACATGTAGGTCGTTGTGGAAAATGGAACACTTGACCAAGGTAAGCATACAGAATTTTGGCTTTAAAGAAAATACGACATCAACAAATGGGAAGATTTTCAAGAAATACATTTCAGTAGATACAAGGAAGGGTATACATATAGACAAAGGACATGGATCCGATGGTCAAATAGATTTGAGTAAGAGTGGTAAGGTCTTTAACAGAACTCTTAGGGCCGTGGTGATAAGTTTAAGGTATATGGTAATTCACGCATTCCTCTCTTAGAGTCCATGAATTCTACGGTGGAACTTATTAATTCCCAAATGGATACTGTTAACAATATAGGGGTCTCGGCAAGGAATGAAACAGGTTTGCAAAGTTCTTTTCTCTCTAAGTAAGTTTGAGTGCACTTTTTTCATTGTGATTTTGTTATGgaactgttaatttttttttgtgaaattgtcAAGGTTGTGATAATGCAAAATTCTCGTGTATTTTTTGTGAGTATAATTTAGAATACAAGTCTAATATTGttagtttgattgaaacaaaagTCAGTGGCATGAAAGCAGATAACATTATTGCCAAATTAGGTTTTCATTTTTCTCGTTGAGTGGAAATTGTTGGTTTTTTCGGAAGAATTTGGGTTGGTTAGAAGGATTTGATTCAGGTTGAGATGATGCATAATCATCCACAATTTATTTTGACTCGAGTTTTTGGTCATTCTCAGAATCAACCCAGTTTTATAGCTTTTGTTTATGGTAGTTCTGATAGACACGAGTGGAATTTGTTTTAGGATGTTTTAAATACTACTATTCCTTCCGGAAATGTCCTTTGGTTCATTATTGGGGATTTTAATCCTTTCTAGGTTGATGGTGGGtgtgaaaccattttttttttgaaaaacaaggatcgactttaaaacaatgtatggagtcgccaccaatcctttttgtttaggtgtgatcgggtcaccctgtggtcgatcattttaataaaacattttggtttattaaaacaacgtttttggtctacgaaaaactAGAAGACGGATTCGAGAGTCGGTTACacgcgaggaaggattagcacccttgcaatgcctaaaattggtaccgtattgatcgattaacgtcctaatgttgaaaatttgaaaagattttaaaatattacgTCCAGCGCGATTGGATACAATATTTCGAACCCTCAACACAAGATCATCTCAGGATTTCCAAAACACATGcacttaaaacttttaaaaaggatatttggctatttggcccaaacggtaaatcgaaacccagcacgattgggcatgatttatcaaatttcaaaatacgaaacattgcctcattttaatttaagaaaatatggatgaaatttcaaaaggatattctgtATTTTAGTAGAATGAAAAATCGAAGCCGAGCACGATGGGGCACGACCTCCCAATCCcccaaacacaaaatattgcctcgttttaattttttttaaaaaacatggatgaaatttcaaaaggatattccgCATTTTAGTTGAACGAAAAATCGAaatccagcacgatagggcacgattcctcgaactcccaaacacgaaatatttctTTATGTTGAGAGGGTTCTTTGAAACGCGGGTGATTATAAAAGCGATTTAAAGtatcgaaaataattttaaaaaaaaattattttccattcaagataaaataatatataaaactctttaaaaataatatataaacaattcaaaatatataatgtgtaaaaaaagtttgaaatacataatatatgaaaatattaaagtaaataatgtgtaaaaatgtgaaatgagcgttgtataaaaagttaaaatagataataataaaaaatgtaaaataaataaataaataaatagaatgttaataacaagagtaaaaaacatatataagaaaaataataatgaaaataatattagtatataaatagaaataaaaatataataaatagaaatataataatagtagaaatataaatagataaataaaattagataaataataatagtattagaataaaaaaataaatataaataaaaatataaaaataatagcaataatatattaaattagctaatttgataataaaataacaaaaataaaaaaggattaaatctaaCCTTAAAGCAAAATTCTGGGGCAaatcaaagataaataaaagaaaatggaccaatttgaacatgcgaataacaaggagggaccaaaagggaaataatccccaccctccaaaacaCACAGCTTCAAGGATGACCAAAATGTAGTCAAAACAAATTTTAAGGCCAAAATTAAGAATAatgaaaacttaattgcaaaacaaataaaaaacagaaGGGCTAAAAGCAATTGgacaaatttataaaaaacaaagaaattgaaatgaaatggacaaaATCCCACGTaatagaaagagaaaagaaaataatttaattccaatgaaaataggaaaagagagaataatccaattccaaattgaagtaggaataccaaaagtaatccccccttttcaaagaacaaaatactcctatttatatacatggggtttactaaaaatagcctaattaatttaaaaataaaataaaataaaataaaaataatatatttctatttttagcCTTTTACCAAGTCAACAAATTTTGATAACTCATTGgctttctccatcttttttatttggccacaatttaatgattgtctttcaatttggcccctTTTTTAAACTTGTTTCCGACCGATTGCATCATTTGGCTTCAGTTATTATTTTTTGGGGCCTAGGCCAAAATTTGCctattacaactgcccctctttgctcattgtcatgtAACGAGAACGGAGCAAATActataaaatgaccaatttttcTTGGGCCTGCTGAGTCTCGATTTCTTTTGGCCACTTCAAGTAGCTTTGCTTTAACCCACTGCATCTTTAGGTATATAGGAactcgtcttcgatctgctccactactgtttagggagacaagatctgtaatttccaacctgttaccctactgcttaaggagTTAAGGCTCGTATCTTCAACTTACTCTcctgctacctcagagagataaggctggtggctaaaatctgctccatagcaGATACACGGAGATAAGGCTCGCCATTTCTGATctactccatagccgatacatggagataagatctataatttgtagtctgcttccttgctaccttaggaagataagacttgtatcttcaatctgctatcttgctacctcagagagataaggctggtggctaaaatctgctccatagccgatacatggagataagactcgccatttcTGATCTGCTCTATAGCCGATACATGGATATAAGATCTATAATTTGCAGTctacttccttgctacctcaggaagataagacttgtatcttcaattTGCTCTCTTACTACCTCAGAAAGATAAGGCTGATGgttaaaatctgctccatagccgatacatggagataagactcaccatcttcaacctgctccataGTCGATATatagagataagatctgtaattttcagtctgcttccttgctacctcaagaagataagacttgtatttTCAActtgctctcttgctacctcagagagataaggctcgTGGGTAAAATTTACTCCATAGCCGATATATGAAGATAAAACTCGTATCTTCAACTTGCTCTCTTGCtatctcagagagataaggctggtggctaaaatctgctccatagccgatataTGGATATAAGACTCGCCATTTCTGATCTGCTCCATAGCCATACATGGAGATAATATCTATAATTtgcagtctgcttccttgctaccttaggaagataagactcGTATCTTCAACCTGTTCTCCtactacctcagagagataagaccggtggcttaaatctactccaTAGtcgatacatgaagataagacTCGTCATTTTTTAtttgctccatagccgatacatagaGATAAAATCTGTaatttttagcctgttaccctactgcttagggggttaaggcgcgTATCTTCAACCTATTCTCTTGCtatctcagagagataaggccggtggcttaaatctgctccataaccgatacatggagataagacttgccatTTTTTATCTGCTTCATAGCCGATAcatagagataagatctgtaattttcaccGATGTCGCTACACTGTCCTCTAGGGAACATGCCCTGTAGACTCGGTTTCAATATGTCTATGTTTATGCCCAAATGATTAGAATGCTACGACCAAaacgaatcaaatgctcctaaccaaatgtgctatgaatgatatgaatgtagAAATGCCATGAGAATGATTCTTTTTAAATGCTTAAAGTGTCATCACTCATAATTCATCAAGGCCTTATCACTGACGTATTAAGTGCCATCGTGTTTGGCTGGTATTCTTGACAAAAAACCAAAAGAAACAATCTCATTCTGCTCAGTAAGCCTGCCCCAATGTAGTTTCAAAGTCCATTCCATTGTACTTTCTGTGACATAAAGTTTGTACTtcttactgcaacttcaggggaatAACATTTGATTTCTTCTATCAATCCTACTGCaactcagaggtataggattcatACCATCTTCTTCAATCAAATGATCTATTACACCCCTCTCTGAGTAATATGACCAGATGCGTATGCAGaatatcaattttctttttcGAGCTGATCCCATTTAATGCTTGGGTGAACATTGTTCGTCATTCGTCGAGGTTGTATCA
Protein-coding sequences here:
- the LOC107885998 gene encoding probable serine/threonine-protein kinase PBL9 isoform X3 → MVACIFQVFDAMGNCLSAGIKAESHSNTGLSSKYDSGDGKDISSESSNSKVSSFSAPSTPRSEGEILQSPNLKSFSFADLKMATRNFRPDSVLGEGGFGSVFKGWIDENSFTATKPGSGIVIAVKRLNQDGFQGHKEWLAEVNFLGQLYHPNLVKLIGYCLEDEHRLLVYEFMPRGRLENHLFRRGSYFQPLSWSLRLKVALSAAKGLAFLHSAETRVIYRDFKTSNILLDTNYNAKLSDFGLAKDGPTGDKSHVSTRVMGTYGYAAPEYLATGHLSARSDVYSFGVVLLEMLSGRRAVDKNRPSGEHKLVEWAKPYLANKRKIFRVLDNRLEGQYTIEGAFKAVTLALRCLSIDAKFRPSMNEVVTALEHLQDSNDSRINHNNTNSVPRRRRQSADDATGGRSTTAYPQPSASPLYA
- the LOC107885998 gene encoding probable serine/threonine-protein kinase PBL10 isoform X1, which produces MHEGLYMFETRLSSKYDSGDGKDISSESSNSKVSSFSAPSTPRSEGEILQSPNLKSFSFADLKMATRNFRPDSVLGEGGFGSVFKGWIDENSFTATKPGSGIVIAVKRLNQDGFQGHKEWLAEVNFLGQLYHPNLVKLIGYCLEDEHRLLVYEFMPRGRLENHLFRRGSYFQPLSWSLRLKVALSAAKGLAFLHSAETRVIYRDFKTSNILLDTNYNAKLSDFGLAKDGPTGDKSHVSTRVMGTYGYAAPEYLATGHLSARSDVYSFGVVLLEMLSGRRAVDKNRPSGEHKLVEWAKPYLANKRKIFRVLDNRLEGQYTIEGAFKAVTLALRCLSIDAKFRPSMNEVVTALEHLQDSNDSRINHNNTNSVPRRRRQSADDATGGRSTTAYPQPSASPLYA
- the LOC107885998 gene encoding probable serine/threonine-protein kinase PBL10 isoform X2 → MATRNFRPDSVLGEGGFGSVFKGWIDENSFTATKPGSGIVIAVKRLNQDGFQGHKEWLAEVNFLGQLYHPNLVKLIGYCLEDEHRLLVYEFMPRGRLENHLFRRGSYFQPLSWSLRLKVALSAAKGLAFLHSAETRVIYRDFKTSNILLDTNYNAKLSDFGLAKDGPTGDKSHVSTRVMGTYGYAAPEYLATGHLSARSDVYSFGVVLLEMLSGRRAVDKNRPSGEHKLVEWAKPYLANKRKIFRVLDNRLEGQYTIEGAFKAVTLALRCLSIDAKFRPSMNEVVTALEHLQDSNDSRINHNNTNSVPRRRRQSADDATGGRSTTAYPQPSASPLYA